From Coffea arabica cultivar ET-39 chromosome 2e, Coffea Arabica ET-39 HiFi, whole genome shotgun sequence, the proteins below share one genomic window:
- the LOC113726785 gene encoding 3-phosphoshikimate 1-carboxyvinyltransferase 2 — protein MAQAIQAPQFTTPKVSKLQNQYSSPHSLIFGSRMAKSSPKYSRVLSKDSMLTRGRSPLKVFASVAAAEKPSTVPEIVLQPIKEISGTVKLPGSKSLSNRILLLAALAEGRTIVDNLLDSDDIHYMLGALKTLGLHVEDNRAVQQAIVEGCGGLFPVGKESKGEIQLFLGNAGTAMRPLTAAVAAAGGNSSYVLDGVPRMRERPIGDLVSGLKQLGSDVDCFLGTNCPPVRVVGKGGLPGGKVKLSGSISSQYLTALLMAAPLALGDVEIEIIDKLISVPYVEMTLKLMDRFGVTVEHSGSWDRFLVHGGQKYKSPGKAYVEGDASSASYFLAGAAVTGGTITVEGCGTSSLQGDVKFAEVLEQMGAEVTWTENSVIVKGPRRDSSRRKHLRAIDINMNKMPDVAMTLAVVALFADGSTAIRDVASWRVKETERMIAICTELRKLGATVEEGPDYCIITPPEKLNITSIDTYDDHRMAMAFSLAACADVPVTIKDPGCTRKTFPDYFDVLEKFSKH, from the exons ATGGCTCAAGCAATCCAAGCTCCTCAATTCACTACACCTAAAGTCTCAAAACTCCAAAACCAGTATTCTTCACCACATTCTTTAATATTTGGGTCAAGAATGGCGAAAAGTTCACCAAAATATTCACGGGTTTTGAGTAAAGATTCGATGTTGACTAGAGGTAGGTCTCCTTTGAAGGTTTTTGCTTCAGTGGCCGCGGCTGAGAAGCCGTCTACTGTGCCAGAGATTGTGCTTCAGCCTATTAAAGAGATATCTGGCACCGTCAAGTTGCCTGGGTCAAAATCCCTCTCCAATCGCATTCTTCTCCTTGCTGCCCTGGCTGAG GGAAGAACTATtgttgataacttgttggacaGTGATGATATCCATTACATGCTTGGTGCTTTAAAGACACTGGGTCTGCATGTGGAAGATAATCGCGCTGTACAGCAAGCAATTGTAGAAGGTTGTGGTGGTCTATTTCCTGTTGGTAAAGAATCTAAAggtgaaattcaactattccTGGGAAATGCTGGAACAGCTATGCGCCCATTGACTGCTGCAGTTGCTGCTGCTGGTGGGAATTCAAG CTATGTACTTGATGGAGTTCCTAGAATGAGGGAGAGGCCAATTGGTGATCTGGTCTCTGGTCTTAAGCAGCTTGGTTCTGATGTTGATTGTTTTCTTGGTACAAATTGCCCCCCAGTTCGTGTAGTGGGAAAGGGAGGCCTTCCTGGGGGAAAG GTGAAGCTCTCTGGATCTATCAGTAGTCAATACCTAACTGCTTTACTCATGGCAGCTCCACTGGCTCTAGGAGATGTTGAGATTGAAATTATTGATAAACTCATTTCTGTTCCTTATGTTGAAATGACTTTGAAACTGATGGACCGGTTTGGGGTCACTGTAGAGCATAGTGGTAGTTGGGACAGATTCCTGGTTCATGGGGGTCAGAAATACAA GTCTCCTGGAAAAGCTTATGTTGAAGGTGATGCCTCAAGTGCCAGTTACTTCTTAGCTGGTGCAGCTGTTACTGGTGGTACCATTACCGTCGAAGGTTGTGGAACTAGCAGTCTACAG GGTGACGTGAAATTTGCTGAGGTTCTTGAGCAAATGGGTGCTGAAGTCACCTGGACAGAAAACAGTGTTATTGTTAAAGGACCGCGGAGGGATTCTTCCAGAAGAAAACACCTTCGTGCCATTGATATCAACATGAACAAAATGCCAGATGTTGCCATGACCCTTGCTGTAGTTGCACTTTTCGCGGATGGTTCCACTGCAATAAGAGATG TGGCTAGCTGGAGAGTGAAGGAAACTGAGCGGATGATTGCTATATGCACAGAGCTTAGAAAG TTAGGGGCTACAGTTGAAGAAGGGCCAGATTACTGCATAATCACTCCACCAGAGAAGTTAAATATTACATCAATTGATACTTATGATGATCACAGAATGGCTATGGCTTTTTCTCTTGCGGCATGTGCAGATGTTCCTGTAACCATCAAGGATCCTGGCTGCACACGCAAAACCTTCCCTGATTACTTTGATGTCCTTGAAAAGTTCTCAAAGCACTGA
- the LOC140036889 gene encoding uncharacterized protein translates to MEVWKRLVLRKTRRSREQRAAAQRGTKNDAPLGVCTLAVTAFNIHDRNAVNQPNMGVVESSLGSGSVLSFAENNAEHFRAENQGDISRSAGNGASEVPTTNSDAGESSFHRRRWRTIRCVTNPLTTIITEPAVLLSDAEQFPTENEQNVSASIADGANEIPSTNLDAGEPSLRRQRRSRKRAATDPLTTIATEPAVLPDVPSCPYCHAKQFPLILAVLV, encoded by the exons ATGGAAGTTTGGAAGAGGCTCGTGCTGAGAAAAACTCGAAGGAGCCGCGAGCAACGTGCTGCTGCTCAGCGTGGGACAAAGAATGATGCGCCATTAGGAGTGTGTACATTAGCTGTCACAGCTTTTAATATACATGACCGAAATGCTGTGAATCAGCCAAATATGGGTGTCGTTGAATCTTCATTAGGTTCGGGTTCAGTATTGTCATTTGCAGAGAACAATGCAGAGCACTTTCGAGCT gaaaatcaaggagataTATCTAGGTCTGCTGGTAATGGTGCTAGCGAGGTTCCAACGACTAATTCAGATGCTGGTGAATCATCTTTTCATAGGCGACGTTGGCGTACAATACGCTGTGTGACTAATCCACTGACCACAATAATTACAGAGCCTGCAGTATTGCTCAGTGATGCAGAGCAATTTCCAACC gaaaatgaacaaaatgTATCTGCGTCTATTGCTGATGGTGCTAACGAGATTCCATCAACAAATTTAGATGCTGGTGAACCATCATTGCGTAGGCAACGTCGGTCTAGAAAACGAGCTGCGACTGATCCATTAACTACAATAGCTACAGAACCTGCTGTATTGCCCGATGTTCCAAGTTGTCCATATTGTCATGCAAAACAATTTCCTCTCATTTTGGCCGTTCTTGTTTAG
- the LOC113726786 gene encoding large ribosomal subunit protein mL102 (rPPR5)-like — MAFLSASKPSHFHPRNLSNVSTPLSLKSLFFFCSSPGSNPDQETAPISPTESTGPETRNVDPAATPSRSPRGKHRRLQKNPEKLEDIICRMMANRAWTTRLQNSIRNLVPSFDHELVYNVLHGAKNSEHALQFFRWVERAGLFQHTRETHLKIIEILGRASKLNHARCILLDMPQKGVQWDEDMWVLLIESYGSAGIVQESVQLFQKMEELGVQRTIKTYDALFKVIMRRGRYGMAKRYFNKMLKEGIEPTRHTYNLMIWGFFLSSKVESAVRFFEEMKSREISPDVVTYNTMINGYCRVKNMEEAEKYFVEMKGRNLEPSVITYTTLIKGFLSAGGVDNALRFLEEMKKFGIKPNAITYSTLLPGLCDADKMSEADKILKEMVERHIAPNDDSIFTRLLSGQCKAGHLDAAADVLKAMIRLSIPTDAGHYGILIENFCKAGAYQRAVQLLDKLIEKEIILRPQTTLQMEPSAYNPVIEHLCNNGQTRKAELLLRQLMKMGVQDPVAFNNLIRGHSKEGTPESASELLTIMVRRKVVSEASAHVSLIESYLTKGEPADAKSVLDTMIENGHLPDSSLYRSVMESLFADGRVQTASRVMMTMLEKGVKEHMDLIAKILEALLLRGHVEEALGRIELLMQNGLAPNFDNLLSILCEKGKTIAALKLLDHCLQRDYSVDFSSYDKVLDGLLAAGKTLNAYSILCKITEKGGVTDKNSYEDLIKTLNAEGNTKQADILSRMIMASDSKKGKKQAAMA, encoded by the coding sequence ATGGCGTTTCTTTCAGCTTCGAAACCATCTCATTTCCATCCCAGAAACCTCTCAAATGTCTCCACCCCACTTTCGCTAAAAtccctcttcttcttctgctcATCCCCAGGTAGTAACCCAGATCAGGAAACAGCGCCCATTTCACCAACTGAATCCACTGGGCCAGAAACACGGAATGTTGATCCTGCGGCAACGCCATCCAGAAGCCCAAGAGGTAAGCATCGTCGTCTTcagaaaaacccagaaaaattaGAAGATATTATCTGTAGAATGATGGCTAATCGTGCTTGGACTACCCGTTTACAGAATTCTATTCGCAATTTGGTTCCTAGCTTTGATCATGAACTTGTTTATAATGTACTTCATGGTGCGAAAAACTCTGAGCACGCGCTCCAGTTCTTCAGATGGGTGGAAAGGGCTGGACTTTTTCAGCATACTAGAGAAACCCATTTGAaaattattgagattttaggCCGAGCTTCGAAGCTCAATCACGCCAGGTGTATTCTGTTGGATATGCCACAAAAGGGGGTCCAGTGGGATGAGGATATGTGGGTTCTGTTGATTGAGAGCTATGGTAGCGCGGGCATTGTGCAGGAGAGTGTGCAGCTGTTTCAAAAAATGGAGGAGTTGGGGGTTCAGAGGACGATAAAAACGTATGATGCTTTGTTTAAGGTTATAATGCGCAGAGGGCGGTATGGGATGGCCAAGAGGTACTTTAATAAGATGTTGAAGGAGGGGATTGAGCCCACAAGGCATACCTATAACCTTATGATTTGggggtttttcctttcttcgAAAGTGGAAAGTGCGGTAAGGTTCTTTGAGGAGATGAAAAGTAGGGAAATTTCACCTGATGTTGTCACTTATAATACCATGATCAATGGGTATTGTCGTGTTAAAAACATGGAGGAGGCTGAGAAGTATTTCGTGGAGATGAAGGGGAGGAATTTAGAGCCATCAGTGATAACTTACACGACTTTGATTAAGGGTTTTCTTTCTGCTGGGGGAGTTGACAATGCATTGAGATTTctggaagaaatgaagaaatttgggATTAAGCCAAATGCTATTACGTACTCAACCTTGTTGCCAGGGCTGTGTGATGCAGACAAGATGTCCGAAGCTGATAAGATTTTGAAGGAGATGGTCGAAAGACATATTGCTCCAAATGATGACTCAATCTTCACGAGACTGTTGTCTGGACAGTGCAAGGCAGGTCATTTGGATGCGGCTGCTGATGTGCTCAAAGCAATGATTCGCTTGAGTATTCCAACAGACGCTGGGCATTATGGTATCCTGATAGAGAATTTCTGTAAGGCTGGTGCGTATCAACGAGCTGTTCAATTGTTGGATAAGCTTATAGAGAAGGAAATCATCTTAAGACCACAGACTACTTTGCAAATGGAGCCTAGTGCTTACAATCCAGTCATTGAGCATCTATGCAACAATGGACAGACAAGAAAAGCTGAGTTGCTTTTGCGACAGTTGATGAAAATGGGTGTCCAGGATCCAGTTGCCTTCAACAATCTGATTCGTGGCCATTCAAAAGAAGGTACTCCTGAGTCAGCTTCTGAACTTTTGACAATCATGGTTAGGAGGAAGGTTGTTTCAGAAGCAAGTGCTCACGTATCACTTATCGAAAGTTACTTGACCAAGGGTGAGCCTGCTGATGCTAAGTCAGTTTTGGATACTATGATTGAGAATGGTCATCTGCCAGACTCGTCTCTATATAGGTCAGTGATGGAGAGCTTGTTTGCAGATGGAAGGGTTCAAACAGCAAGCAGGGTGATGATGACTATGCTGGAGAAGGGTGTGAAAGAGCACATGGATTTGATTGCTAAAATCTTGGAGGCTCTCCTTCTGAGGGGCCATGTAGAGGAAGCCCTGGGAAGAATTGAATTGCTTATGCAAAATGGACTTGCACCTAACTTTGATAATCTTCTGTCCATTCTCTGTGAGAAAGGGAAGACAATTGCTGCTTTGAAGTTGTTAGATCATTGTTTACAGAGAGATTATAGTGTTGACTTCTCCAGCTATGATAAAGTTTTGGATGGCCTTTTAGCTGCTGGAAAAACTCTTAATGCATATTCAATTCTGTGCAAGATAACGGAGAAAGGAGGAGTTACAGACAAAAATAGCTATGAAGACTTAATCAAGACCCTTAATGCAGAGGGAAACACTAAGCAAGCAGATATTCTTTCAAGAATGATCATGGCCTCCGAtagcaagaaaggaaagaaacaagCGGCTATGGCATAG
- the LOC113731803 gene encoding UDP-glucuronate 4-epimerase 3-like has protein sequence MSQMKHIDNIPSTPGKFKMEKSPYNRLRLHSSLAKLTFWSFVFLGLIFVFFFRSPSSSSPESLTADPSRRSLRTSSYGGPDWEKRIKASAKVRSRNGMSVLVTGAAGFVGTHVSAALKRRGDGVLGLDNFNDYYDQSLKRARQALLERSGVYIVEGDINDVALLKKLFDIVQFTHVMHLAAQAGVRYAMENPSSYVHSNIAGLVSVLEVCKSVNPQPAIVWASSSSVYGLNTKVPFSEKDRTDNPASLYAATKKAGEEIAHTYNHIYGLSLTGLRFFTVYGPWGRPDMAYFFFTKDILKGKAIQIFEAANHGTVARDFTYIDDIVKGCLAALDTAEKSTGSGGKKKGPAQLRVYNLGNTSPVPVLDLVSILERLLKVKAKRTIMKLPRNGDVQFTHANISLAQRELGYKPTTDLQTGLKKFVRWYLSYYGNGKKSSQ, from the coding sequence ATGTCCCAAATGAAGCACATTGACAATATCCCATCAACCCCAGGAAAGTTCAAGATGGAGAAATCCCCTTATAACAGATTAAGGCTCCATTCTTCTCTGGCCAAGCTGACTTTTTGGTCATTTGTTTTCTTGGGCCTGATCTTTGTCTTCTTCTTCAGATCACCTTCTTCATCATCCCCAGAATCTCTCACCGCAGATCCCTCGAGGAGGTCCCTCAGAACCAGCTCCTATGGTGGCCCTGATTGGGAGAAAAGGATCAAAGCCTCGGCTAAAGTCAGGTCAAGAAATGGTATGTCTGTTTTGGTTACCGGGGCTGCTGGTTTTGTTGGAACCCATGTTTCTGCTGCCTTAAAACGCCGCGGGGACGGCGTTTTGGGGCTTGATAATTTCAATGATTACTATGATCAGTCATTGAAAAGAGCCCGGCAAGCGCTTTTGGAGCGCTCTGGGGTGTACATTGTGGAGGGTGATATCAATGACGTCGCCCTCCTGAAGAAGCTTTTTGATATTGTACAATTTACCCATGTTATGCATTTGGCTGCTCAGGCTGGCGTCAGATATGCCATGGAAAATCCTAGCTCATATGTGCATAGTAATATTGCTGGGCTTGTTAGCGTTCTCGAGGTTTGCAAAAGCGTGAATCCTCAGCCTGCAATTGTTTGGGCATCGTCTAGTTCTGTTTATGGATTGAATACTAAGGTCCCATTTTCAGAAAAGGATAGGACCGATAACCCCGCAAGTTTGTATGCTGCAACTAAAAAGGCTGGCGAGGAGATTGCACACACTTATAATCACATTTACGGGCTCTCATTAACAGGGTTGAGGTTCTTCACAGTTTATGGACCCTGGGGGAGGCCAGATATGGCATATTTCTTTTTTACGAAGGATAttttgaaggggaaggcaaTTCAGATTTTTGAGGCAGCTAATCATGGCACAGTTGCTAGAGATTTTACCTATATTGATGATATTGTGAAGGGTTGTTTGGCAGCATTGGATACTGCAGAGAAGAGTACTGGCAGTGGTGGGAAGAAGAAAGGGCCAGCTCAGTTGAGGGTGTACAATTTGGGGAATACTTCACCTGTGCCAGTTTTGGATCTTGTTAGCATTTTGGAGAGGTTGTTGAAGGTGAAGGCTAAGAGAACTATAATGAAGTTGCCAAGGAATGGGGATGTGCAGTTTACGCATGCGAACATAAGCTTGGCTCAGAGGGAGCTTGGGTATAAGCCTACAACAGATCTACAAACCGGTTTGAAGAAGTTTGTTAGATGGTATCTCAGCTACTATGGTAATGGCAAAAAGAGTTCCCAGTGA
- the LOC113731804 gene encoding uncharacterized protein, whose amino-acid sequence MFANMRACSRWRIFLLSVPMIFFLPHILSVLKLQEDLSAQNLHRDKPKKFDHLVLGAAAGVGLPDRLQCEGTRALNRTQFSTFSENSINGDQISFVTVFTTYNSSVDVQIDRKVIDLVTVGNKSYNKVNRSLAILNVFIDFIQATMSHSKVIILTDPSSELPVHRNRVTIHPIQGEYSRDRLMLQRIRSYIVFLETRLEEYSLGKGQINHYIFTDSDIAVIGDLGQFFRDYPNFHLALTFRNNKEQPLNSGFIAVRGTIDGMKRAKAFLEEVLKVYISKYMRASRMLGDQLALAWVVKSQHSFDARMFTKKQPFLHDIDGTSVLFLPCAIYNWTPPEGAGQFHGMPLDVKVVHFKGSRKRLMLEAWDFFSSSNSDISDMLCLILKSGRTKYDF is encoded by the exons ATGTTTGCAAATATGAGAGCTTGCAGTAGATGGCGGATATTCCTTCTATCTGTGCCTATGATATTTTTCTTGCCTCATATACTATCAG TATTGAAGTTGCAGGAGGACTTATCTGCACAAAATTTGCACCGAGACAAGCCCAAGAAATTCGATCATTTGGTTCTTGGAGCTGCTGCGGGGGTTGGTTTGCCTGATCGCCTGCAGTGCGAAG GCACCAGAGCTCTTAATAGGACACAGTTTTCTACCTTCTCTGAGAATTCCATCAATGGGGACCAGATATCCTTTGTCACAGTGTTCACAACTTACAATTCTAGTGTAGATGTGCAAATAGATAGGAAAGTAATTGACTTAGTAACTGTGGGGAACAAATCATACAACAAGGTGAACAGATCACTGGCCATTTTGAATGTgttcattgatttcattcag GCAACCATGTCCCACAGCAAAGTCATCATTCTTACTGATCCATCTTCTGAGCTTCCAGTGCACAGAAACAGGGTTACCATACATCCCATTCAAGGTGAATATTCACGAGACAGGTTGATGCTTCAAAGAATCAGGTCTTACATT GTCTTTCTAGAGACAAGGCTTGAAGAATACTCACTGGGGAAGGGACAAATCAATCATTATATTTTTACTGACTCAGATATAGCAGTCATTGGTGACCTGGGACAATTCTTTCGTGACTATCCGAATTTCCATCTGGCTCTCACCTTTCGGAACAACAAGGAGCAACCGCTAAATTCAGGATTTATTGCAGTTAGAGGCACTATTGATGGAATGAAAAG GGCCAAGGCTTTCTTGGAGGAGGTACTCAAAGTCTATATCTCGAAGTACATGAGAGCTTCCAGAATGCTTGGAGATCAACTAGCTCTTGCTTGGGTCGTAAAATCTCAACATTCCTTTGATGCAAGAATGTTTACCAAAAAACAACCCTTTCTACATGACATTGATGGTACCTCAGTGTTATTTTTACCATGTGCTATCTATAACTGGACACCACCAGAGGGTGCTGGGCAATTTCATGGGATGCCCTTGGATGTTAAG GTGGTTCATTTCAAGGGATCAAGGAAAAGACTTATGCTTGAAGCTTGGGACTTTTTCTCATCATCTAATTCTGACATCTCAGATATGTTGTGCCTCATTCTGAAGAGTGGAAGGACAAAGtatgatttttaa